The following are from one region of the Nicotiana tabacum cultivar K326 chromosome 3, ASM71507v2, whole genome shotgun sequence genome:
- the LOC107789496 gene encoding protein PTST, chloroplastic isoform X2 — protein sequence MECNLLINSVGSTNLPRFMVENINVRGNMASYNTRIGFHRMHKSFLVPTWKYNIPGTSWKIFCAPENLEQQFSVVASKKRAEVGESDPEASPEKIPAKTLSSDELKLLLADAERLKILKKLSEANQYNRLLKRELQDKEDVLVNFKSELAVVELEIQALVRLAEEIAKSDIPVGSRKIKGRYIQSHLFSRLGAIQEKLTAQIKDVEVAQSKEVPLSWVGVAESVQVMGSFDGWSQGEHLSPEYTGSYMHFSTTLFLRPGRYEIKFLVDGEWHLSPELPITGEGLTENNLLIVE from the exons ATGGAGTGTAACCTGCTAATTAACTCAGTTGGGTCAACCAACTTACCTAg GTTCATGGTGGAAAATATCAATGTTCGAGGAAATATGGCTTCATACAATACAAGAATTGGTTTTCATAGGATGCATAAATCATTTCTAGTCCCTACTTGGAAATACAATATCCCAGGTACCTCTTGGAAAATATTTTGTGCCCCTGAAAATTTGGAGCAGCAATTTTCAGTGGTAGCATCAAAGAAAAGAGCAGAGGTTGGTGAGTCTGATCCTGAGGCTTCACCTGAAAAAATCCCTGCAAAAACTTTGAGTAGCGATGAG TTGAAGTTACTGCTTGCCGATGCTGAAAGATTAAAGATTCTCAAGAAATTGAGTGAAGCCAATCAATATAATCGGTTACTTAAGCGAGAG TTGCAAGATAAGGAGGATGTGCTGGTTAATTTCAAAAGTGAACTTGCAGTCGTCGAACTTGAGATTCAG GCTTTGGTTAGATTGGCCGAAGAAATCGCTAAATCTGATATCCCAGTTGGTTCAAGAAAAATTAAGGGGAGATATATCCAGTCGCACCTATTTTCACGTTTGGGAG CCATACAAGAAAAATTGACAGCGCAAATAAAGGATGTGGAAGTTGCACAATCCAAAGAGGTTCCTTTATCCTGGGTTGGGGTAGCAGAG AGTGTACAAGTAATGGGTTCCTTTGATGGTTGGAGTCAAGGAGAGCACTTATCGCCCGAGTACACTGGATCTTATATGCATTTTTCAACTACATTGTTCCTAAGACCTGGAAG GTACGAAATCAAGTTCTTGGTAGACGGAGAGTGGCACCTATCCCCTGAACTCCCAATTACTGGAGAGGGGTTAACTGAGAACAATTTATTGATTGTGGAATAG
- the LOC107789496 gene encoding protein PTST, chloroplastic isoform X1, whose amino-acid sequence MECNLLINSVGSTNLPRFMVENINVRGNMASYNTRIGFHRMHKSFLVPTWKYNIPGTSWKIFCAPENLEQQFSVVASKKRAEVGESDPEASPEKIPAKTLSSDELKLLLADAERLKILKKLSEANQYNRLLKRELQDKEDVLVNFKSELAVVELEIQALVRLAEEIAKSDIPVGSRKIKGRYIQSHLFSRLGAIQEKLTAQIKDVEVAQSKEVPLSWVGVAEVFLGLLHVTVLFKSVQVMGSFDGWSQGEHLSPEYTGSYMHFSTTLFLRPGRYEIKFLVDGEWHLSPELPITGEGLTENNLLIVE is encoded by the exons ATGGAGTGTAACCTGCTAATTAACTCAGTTGGGTCAACCAACTTACCTAg GTTCATGGTGGAAAATATCAATGTTCGAGGAAATATGGCTTCATACAATACAAGAATTGGTTTTCATAGGATGCATAAATCATTTCTAGTCCCTACTTGGAAATACAATATCCCAGGTACCTCTTGGAAAATATTTTGTGCCCCTGAAAATTTGGAGCAGCAATTTTCAGTGGTAGCATCAAAGAAAAGAGCAGAGGTTGGTGAGTCTGATCCTGAGGCTTCACCTGAAAAAATCCCTGCAAAAACTTTGAGTAGCGATGAG TTGAAGTTACTGCTTGCCGATGCTGAAAGATTAAAGATTCTCAAGAAATTGAGTGAAGCCAATCAATATAATCGGTTACTTAAGCGAGAG TTGCAAGATAAGGAGGATGTGCTGGTTAATTTCAAAAGTGAACTTGCAGTCGTCGAACTTGAGATTCAG GCTTTGGTTAGATTGGCCGAAGAAATCGCTAAATCTGATATCCCAGTTGGTTCAAGAAAAATTAAGGGGAGATATATCCAGTCGCACCTATTTTCACGTTTGGGAG CCATACAAGAAAAATTGACAGCGCAAATAAAGGATGTGGAAGTTGCACAATCCAAAGAGGTTCCTTTATCCTGGGTTGGGGTAGCAGAG gTTTTTCTTGGATtgctccatgtcactgtcctTTTTAAG AGTGTACAAGTAATGGGTTCCTTTGATGGTTGGAGTCAAGGAGAGCACTTATCGCCCGAGTACACTGGATCTTATATGCATTTTTCAACTACATTGTTCCTAAGACCTGGAAG GTACGAAATCAAGTTCTTGGTAGACGGAGAGTGGCACCTATCCCCTGAACTCCCAATTACTGGAGAGGGGTTAACTGAGAACAATTTATTGATTGTGGAATAG